A region of the Actinomycetota bacterium genome:
CAGACGCCGAAGCCGCCCCAGACCACCACGCATCACACCATCGGCGGGGCGTGGAAGGGCGCGGTGAAGGGCTTCTTCGGCGTCGTGTACTCGGTCGTGGTCGGCCTCGGCTACCTCCTGCCCATCACGCTGATGCTGGCCCTGGTGGCCGTGCTGATCTGGCTGGGCGTCCGGCGGGCCCGGGATCGCGTGGCGGCCTGAGCCCGGCTCCTACACTGGAGCCGTGGAGGTCGTCGCCAACGGCAAGCCGTACGAGGTCGAGCCCGGTCTGACCGTCGCCGGGTTCATCCGTCTCCGCGGACTCGATCCCGGCTACGTGGTCGTCGAGCGCAACGGCGAGGCGCTCGAGCGGGCCGGATACGAGACCACCGCCCTGGAACGGGGAGACCGGCTGGAGCTGGTCCGCGCCGTGGCCGGCGGTGGCCGGTAGGCGGCTGCGCCGGCGATGGACCCGGCACGCCGCCGCGAACGCCTGGCCCGATCCCGCCTGTACGTGGTCACCGGGGCTCGTCAGGATCGCGGTGACCTGAAGGAATTCCTGGACGCCATCCTCGAG
Encoded here:
- the thiS gene encoding sulfur carrier protein ThiS; translated protein: MEVVANGKPYEVEPGLTVAGFIRLRGLDPGYVVVERNGEALERAGYETTALERGDRLELVRAVAGGGR